The nucleotide sequence TTCTCTCATTCTCATTCTTTCATCGCATGCGGAATAATTCGAATCATCACCCGAGGATTGAATTTGAAATATTCGAATCGTTAGTATCCGAGTATTAAAATCATCCGACTATTCTTATCACTACTATTTTCAATCAAAGTTGTTTcattagagagatatcgcaaagaCTAACGTTAATAGCGTATCGAAACGTTAATAGAGAGATTTTAGACCCTCTACTTTTTGACGTACGTTAAACGTAAAACGTTATACTTGTCATGCGCAATGAGTTATAAATAAGGGATAACGTTTTCACTTCCTTTACTTCAAAAACAGTTTTTGAATCCTTTCAGAAACTCCGCACAAAATACAAATTAACgttaattgacatttgacaaacGTAACCTATAAAGCAGCAGTCGGCAGTTGTGTGCTTGTGTTCCTTGGCTTGGCTATAACCTTGTTATAACACACTATAActtatttgtttaattatttgcGATTTGTCACAATAATggaacaaaatattgaaaatgtcTTACAACGAAGAAGACACGGTGATCCAATAGATCACAATTTAATAAGAGGGATAATTCTTCATGACATTTTTGATCCGATAATACCTGTTGCAGTTGCACCAAGACCCCATTTTGTGTTAGAAACAGTTGACGAGAAAGATGCGGAACAAAATTTTCGATTCAAAACAAGAGATATTCCGCTACTAGCTCGGTCTTTACGCATTCCAAATCGCATTAGAACCAAATCTGGGCATATAGCAACAGGTAATACCTAATATCCATATTATGTTGCATTAATTTTTCAGTTTGTTTTGTTTGAGAAGCATCTAGCagtaattttattgttttaggAATTGAATGGATTTGTATATTCCTTCGTAGATTGGCATATCCCAATCGATTATGCGATTTGGAATGTATTTTCCAAAGATCCCCACCAGCTCTGTCAGAAATATGTAATTATGTCTGTAAACAAAGGGGTACAAAGGGGTAGTGAAGCGCAATATAAGATGCTGTTTCCAGTTAGCATTCTctagcctctcctactcaatCCCTATCCTCACCTCCACGAAGTGCAGCTTGGGCTGCATGGGTGAACCCTGGAAAACCTGAGCAACCTTGctggagattgggtaaccaaccccaaTGGAAGGCAAGGTCAGGGCcgacgaggaagggagaaatggtcctccgaaCAGGGGGTTGGTGAGCAAGGTTAGCAGCCTACCTACTGTAAAAATAATTAACGCTCATAGAACCGAACAGAAGCCTCGGAATTGGACGGATACACAGATGACGACCTACGCAAAGAAAAGGACAAAGAGACCAAATAAACTACGAATTGGCACTTGGAACATCGCATCGTGGAACAAAAGGGAACAGGAAGTTGTGCAGGAATTGGAGCTCCATAACATTGATATATGTGCCCTgaatgaaacaaaaaagaaagggaAAGGAAATGTCAATAAGAACAAGTTTATGCTCCTGTACAGCGGAGTAGATAAAAACAAACGAGCACAGGCAGGAGTAGGCCTCTTAATGCACAATAAATATAGCAGCAGTATACATCAACGAACACATGATGCTGGTTTGCCTTAAACTTCACCACACGACACTTAATATTATCCCCGTATATGCCCCAGATAACAACTAAAACAAGGAAGAAAAAGATGCTTTTTATGGACAGCTCCAAGATCTACTGGACACAACAATAGCCGgtaataaaacaataattctcGGCGACTTAAACGCCGGAGTCGGCAACATACCTGTGGCTGGAGCTACACAAAGATTTAATGAAGAAACGTTCAACGACAACGGAGAAAGACTCCTAGAACTTTGTTTATTGAATAACCTCCGAAGTAACAACACATACTTTGACCATCCAATACAGCATAAGATCACCTGGTCAGATACAAGAGGACGTAACTCTATGATTGACTACATTATAACAAACAGACAAATACACTCCAGGGATATAATAGATGTGCGCACTCTATCGTCCGCCAATGTAGGATCCGACCATGGCCTGGTACTAGGGAAAATCAATATAGAATTCAACACACAACGCAAACGAAATACAAAAGtcgaagaaaagttaaacataGAAAGCTTAGAAGACCAAGGGACACAAAACTTGTATAGAAACAGACTAACAGAAAAGCTAAACAGCCATAACCTAGAGACTAAAAAGGATATAGAAGAAACCtggaaaattattagaaaaagtatCCTACAAGCAGCAGAAGAAGCTTTAGGTAAAAGAAAAGTCAACAGAAATAAACGTGAATACAAAACTCCATGGTACGACGAAAGGGTGAAAGCACTAGCAAATCAAAAGAAACAAGCTTTCCTAACATACAAAAGAGTGAAGACACCGGAGGCACGAGACGACTACGTGACAATCAGGAATAGAGTAAACCAAGAAATAGATAACATCAAAAAGGAACACTGGGAGAAATTTACCAAAGATATGGAATACGACCTCTATGGATCCCAGAAAAAGGTGTGGAAGATGATAACCagacaaaaaacagaaataaatgaatttataCGGATAGATAACATTAGGGAGACACAATGGACTGAGCATTTCGCGAAATTATAGggagaaggagaagaagagaacagagaaataaacattaatgaaacccacgatagagtactaatatcagaagaagagctacaagaacaaataaaaaaattaaaaaatagaaaagcacctggtcctgataagataaataatgaactgctaaaatatggaggaagaacactactcaaatggctcctaaaattatttgtcgatataataaatatcggagtagtaccagctgaatggaagg is from Diabrotica virgifera virgifera chromosome 9, PGI_DIABVI_V3a and encodes:
- the LOC126891253 gene encoding uncharacterized protein LOC126891253, translated to MEQNIENVLQRRRHGDPIDHNLIRGIILHDIFDPIIPVAVAPRPHFVLETVDEKDAEQNFRFKTRDIPLLARSLRIPNRIRTKSGHIATDAFYGQLQDLLDTTIAGNKTIILGDLNAGVGNIPVAGATQRFNEETFNDNGERLLELCLLNNLRSNNTYFDHPIQHKITWSDTRGRNSMIDYIITNRQIHSRDIIDVRTLSSANVGSDHGLVLGKINIEFNTQRKRNTKVEEKLNIESLEDQGTQNLYRNRLTEKLNSHNLETKKDIEETWKIIRKSILQAAEEALGKRKVNRNKREYKTPWYDERVKALANQKKQAFLTYKRVKTPEARDDYVTIRNRVNQEIDNIKKEHWEKFTKDMEYDLYGSQKKVWKMITRQKTEINEFIRIDNIRETQWTEHFAKL